Proteins encoded together in one Rubripirellula reticaptiva window:
- the atpG gene encoding ATP synthase F1 subunit gamma, which produces MANARALDKRRKSIRNIRKITRTMELIATARYKKAMDRAAAVTAYTDRLSKIVSSLAEAGTEVQHPLLEKRENPEAVRVLVLSSNRGLCGGYNASVLRATMPLIRELKGSIDKVDVDVSGKRGINGLKFRGVATDQTYLQFEDQPAYAEVEKIADRYLEQYIAGEIDRLDVVYTKFISTSRQVATVQTLLPLGSLSDDDDERETSAGGPSVEYEFLPSAESILEEVVPTSFKAKLFKCFLDSAVSEQVARMIAMKGATESAGDMIKQLSMTYNRARQSQITGEIMEIIGGVEALEG; this is translated from the coding sequence ATGGCCAACGCTCGCGCCCTCGATAAACGCCGCAAATCAATTCGCAACATTCGCAAGATCACGCGGACGATGGAATTGATTGCGACGGCTCGTTACAAGAAAGCGATGGACCGCGCCGCGGCCGTAACGGCTTACACCGATCGTCTTTCGAAAATCGTCTCCAGCTTGGCCGAGGCAGGCACGGAAGTTCAGCACCCATTGTTGGAGAAACGCGAAAACCCGGAAGCAGTTCGTGTACTGGTTCTGTCAAGCAACCGAGGTCTTTGCGGCGGTTACAACGCAAGTGTTCTGCGAGCAACGATGCCACTGATTCGAGAACTAAAGGGCTCGATCGATAAGGTTGATGTCGACGTCAGCGGTAAGCGAGGCATCAACGGTCTCAAATTTCGCGGCGTAGCCACTGATCAAACTTATCTGCAATTCGAAGACCAACCGGCTTATGCCGAAGTTGAAAAAATTGCTGATCGTTACTTAGAACAATACATCGCTGGCGAAATCGATCGTTTGGATGTTGTTTACACCAAGTTCATCAGCACCAGCCGCCAAGTCGCAACCGTCCAAACCTTGCTGCCGCTCGGTTCGCTTTCGGACGACGATGACGAACGGGAAACCAGTGCCGGCGGACCATCGGTCGAGTACGAATTCTTGCCGTCCGCAGAAAGCATCCTCGAAGAAGTCGTACCAACCAGCTTCAAAGCCAAACTCTTCAAGTGCTTCTTGGATTCAGCAGTTAGCGAGCAAGTGGCTCGGATGATTGCGATGAAGGGAGCCACCGAGAGTGCTGGCGACATGATCAAGCAACTATCGATGACCTACAACCGTGCTCGCCAAAGTCAAATCACTGGCGAAATCATGGAAATCATCGGCGGCGTCGAAGCCTTGGAAGGCTAG
- a CDS encoding MlaE family ABC transporter permease: protein MSESAASISSLPRHDAASPLRRWVTEWGSAVVDAIVSIGDLSLFTWQMLRWMFTRLPSRGTLMINFYQVGALSLPVVALTGTFIGMVLAVQSYAQFHAIGLESRLGVVINSSLVKELGPVLAATMLAGRVGSAMAAVLGTMRVTEQIDALTTMGADPIHYLVVPRFLACILLIPALTVMADFMGIVGGYFYSVIILGIDHAAYLNHSRDGVAGFDLFSGIFKSIFFGGIIAIVSCYRGFNCEPGAEGVGKAATTAFVYSFVLILSVDLFLTIVLNSIYSAIYPSGASFL from the coding sequence GTGTCTGAGTCGGCTGCATCCATTTCCAGTTTGCCCCGCCATGACGCCGCGTCACCGCTTCGTCGTTGGGTGACAGAGTGGGGTTCAGCCGTCGTTGACGCGATCGTTTCGATCGGCGACCTCAGCCTGTTTACGTGGCAAATGCTGCGTTGGATGTTCACGCGGTTGCCGTCGCGCGGCACGTTGATGATCAACTTTTACCAAGTTGGTGCGCTAAGCCTGCCAGTGGTGGCGCTAACCGGTACCTTCATTGGAATGGTGCTGGCCGTCCAAAGTTATGCTCAGTTTCACGCCATCGGTTTAGAATCTCGGTTGGGTGTGGTCATCAACAGTTCGCTGGTGAAAGAACTTGGTCCCGTTTTGGCTGCCACGATGCTGGCTGGCCGAGTCGGCAGCGCGATGGCGGCGGTTCTTGGGACGATGCGAGTGACCGAGCAGATCGACGCACTGACGACCATGGGTGCTGATCCGATTCACTACTTGGTGGTGCCTCGGTTCTTGGCATGCATCCTGTTGATTCCGGCATTGACGGTAATGGCCGACTTCATGGGGATCGTTGGCGGGTATTTCTACAGCGTCATCATTTTGGGAATCGATCACGCCGCTTACTTGAATCATTCACGCGATGGGGTTGCGGGATTCGATCTGTTCAGCGGAATCTTCAAGAGCATTTTCTTTGGCGGGATCATTGCGATCGTGTCGTGTTATCGCGGGTTCAATTGCGAACCCGGAGCCGAAGGAGTGGGTAAAGCAGCGACGACGGCGTTCGTCTATTCATTCGTTCTGATTTTGAGTGTCGACCTGTTTTTGACCATCGTTCTGAACTCGATTTACTCTGCTATCTATCCGTCGGGAGCATCATTCCTATGA
- a CDS encoding ABC transporter ATP-binding protein, with product MNTPSYDEDGFEESAVGGTAVAENLLEVREVSVQFGGPWVLRDITLSIARGQTIAIIGESGCGKTVFMKTLVGLVSPTMGAVDFDGQTLANVSREELSNIRRRIGFVFQNAALFDSMSIFDNVAFPLRQNDPSVTEPDVRDRVMMHLAEVGLPSDVTRKRPAELSGGMRKRVGLARALILRPDLLVYDEPTTGLDPIMSDVINELILDTRRRYPVTSVVVTHDMHTARKVSDRVVMFYPRRRLNEDDSQILFDGSPSDLEHAVDHRVRQFVRGEAGERLSEMARGLED from the coding sequence ATGAATACGCCTTCCTACGATGAAGATGGTTTCGAAGAATCCGCCGTCGGTGGCACGGCGGTCGCGGAAAACTTGCTAGAGGTGCGAGAGGTTTCGGTTCAGTTTGGCGGCCCTTGGGTTTTGCGAGACATCACTCTGTCGATCGCACGTGGTCAAACGATCGCGATCATTGGCGAGAGTGGATGTGGTAAGACCGTGTTCATGAAAACGCTGGTCGGACTGGTCTCGCCAACCATGGGAGCAGTCGACTTCGACGGCCAAACACTTGCCAACGTCAGTCGTGAAGAATTGTCCAATATCCGGCGACGGATTGGGTTCGTCTTTCAAAACGCGGCCTTGTTTGACAGCATGTCGATCTTTGACAACGTTGCCTTTCCACTTCGGCAAAACGATCCAAGTGTCACTGAACCTGATGTTCGTGACCGGGTAATGATGCACTTGGCCGAAGTCGGTTTGCCATCCGACGTGACTCGCAAACGACCAGCTGAATTGTCGGGCGGGATGCGAAAACGAGTTGGCCTAGCGCGGGCCTTGATTCTGCGTCCGGACTTGCTTGTCTATGACGAGCCCACCACGGGACTCGATCCGATTATGAGCGACGTGATCAACGAATTGATTCTCGATACGCGTCGTCGTTATCCCGTGACTAGCGTTGTGGTGACTCACGACATGCACACCGCGCGAAAAGTGTCTGATCGAGTCGTGATGTTTTATCCGCGCCGTCGTTTGAATGAAGACGACTCGCAAATCCTATTTGATGGTTCGCCGAGTGACTTAGAGCATGCGGTCGACCATCGTGTCCGACAATTCGTTCGAGGCGAAGCCGGCGAAAGGCTCAGCGAAATGGCCCGAGGATTGGAAGACTAA
- the atpC gene encoding ATP synthase F1 subunit epsilon: MASLRCVVVTPEKTELDREADYISLPMDDGDLGVLKGRAAMIGRLGYGTLRLQTAAGPERYYVDGGFAQVENNIVNILTGRLIPVDLIDSEKAREELNDARALPSSKQEEMAIKQVAIRKARGKVRASS; encoded by the coding sequence ATGGCATCTCTGCGATGCGTCGTTGTGACGCCCGAGAAAACCGAACTTGACCGCGAAGCCGACTACATCTCGTTGCCGATGGACGATGGTGACTTGGGTGTGCTGAAAGGCCGTGCCGCCATGATTGGCCGGCTCGGTTACGGCACACTGCGTTTGCAAACCGCGGCCGGACCGGAACGATATTATGTTGACGGTGGGTTCGCTCAAGTCGAAAACAATATCGTCAACATTTTGACTGGCCGTCTGATTCCTGTCGATTTGATCGATAGCGAAAAGGCCCGCGAAGAACTCAATGACGCTCGCGCGTTGCCTAGTTCAAAGCAAGAAGAAATGGCCATCAAGCAAGTTGCTATTCGCAAGGCACGCGGCAAAGTCCGAGCGTCAAGCTAA
- the atpD gene encoding F0F1 ATP synthase subunit beta: MSTAIETANGRVTQVIGSTFDIEFPEGKLPPIYNAVTVTSEHKGVSIRLTGEVQQHLGGGRVRAIALGSTEGMMRGMEVIDTGKPVTVPVGQATLGRVFNVLGETIDGRGPVNAEDYRPIHRQAPSVNELSTNTEIFETGIKVVDLLTPFVRGGKAGLFGGAGLGKTVILTEMIARIASAHGGYSVFAGVGERTREGTDLWLEMQEAVIGDTGRKVIEQTCMVFGQMNEPPGSRLRVALSALTMAEFFRDSTGADTLLFVDNIFRFSQAGSEVSALLGRMPSAVGYQPTLATEMGALQERITSTKSGAITSVQAVYVPADDPTDPAPATAFSQLDAFIYLERSISEKGIYPAIDPLASNSRILDPQYVGERHYAIARRVQTILQRYRELQDIIAILGVDELSEEDKMIVHRARRIERFMSQPFLVAEVFTGKKGEITSLADTIRSFEEICDGKWDHLREQAFMYVGAIEQAEAQDKKMAEKEKAK; encoded by the coding sequence ATGTCCACCGCAATTGAAACTGCCAATGGCCGCGTTACCCAGGTCATTGGGTCGACGTTCGACATCGAATTCCCCGAAGGCAAGTTGCCTCCGATCTACAACGCGGTCACGGTCACGTCGGAACACAAGGGTGTTTCGATTCGCTTGACCGGCGAAGTGCAACAGCACCTCGGTGGCGGACGCGTTCGGGCGATTGCTTTGGGTAGCACCGAAGGCATGATGCGAGGCATGGAAGTCATCGACACAGGCAAGCCTGTGACGGTTCCGGTTGGCCAAGCCACTCTCGGACGTGTTTTCAACGTGCTCGGCGAAACCATTGACGGCCGCGGCCCGGTCAACGCCGAAGATTATCGTCCGATTCACCGCCAAGCTCCCTCGGTCAACGAATTATCGACGAACACCGAAATTTTCGAAACCGGGATCAAGGTGGTCGACCTTCTAACCCCGTTCGTCCGCGGTGGTAAGGCCGGTCTATTTGGCGGTGCAGGACTGGGTAAGACCGTTATTTTGACGGAAATGATCGCGCGGATCGCTAGTGCTCACGGCGGTTACTCAGTTTTCGCAGGCGTCGGTGAACGAACTCGCGAAGGCACCGACCTGTGGCTTGAAATGCAAGAAGCCGTCATCGGTGACACCGGTCGCAAGGTCATTGAACAAACCTGCATGGTGTTCGGTCAAATGAACGAGCCACCAGGTTCGCGTCTTCGCGTTGCTTTGTCGGCTCTGACGATGGCCGAGTTCTTCCGTGATTCCACGGGTGCGGACACGTTGCTATTCGTTGACAATATTTTCCGTTTCTCGCAAGCTGGTTCGGAAGTATCGGCTCTGCTGGGCCGGATGCCTTCGGCCGTGGGTTACCAGCCAACGCTGGCCACCGAAATGGGTGCGTTGCAAGAACGAATCACATCGACCAAGAGCGGTGCGATCACATCGGTACAAGCCGTTTACGTTCCTGCCGACGATCCGACCGACCCTGCACCTGCGACGGCCTTTAGCCAATTGGATGCGTTTATCTACTTGGAACGATCGATTTCGGAAAAGGGAATTTACCCTGCCATCGATCCGTTGGCATCGAACTCGCGGATTTTGGACCCTCAGTACGTCGGCGAACGTCACTATGCGATCGCTCGCCGCGTGCAAACGATTCTGCAACGTTACCGCGAACTTCAAGACATCATCGCGATTCTTGGTGTTGACGAGTTAAGCGAAGAGGACAAGATGATCGTTCACCGCGCTCGCCGCATTGAACGATTCATGAGCCAGCCGTTCTTGGTCGCCGAAGTCTTCACCGGCAAGAAGGGTGAAATCACCTCATTGGCCGATACGATTCGCAGCTTCGAAGAAATCTGTGACGGCAAATGGGATCACCTTCGCGAACAAGCGTTCATGTACGTCGGTGCAATCGAGCAAGCCGAAGCACAAGACAAGAAAATGGCTGAGAAAGAAAAGGCTAAGTAA
- a CDS encoding MlaD family protein → MDENKLKFGVGVLVISSIGAAIILTFLFGAFPSVFNNEYSLNVAFESAEGIGLNTAVYRDGVQIGRVSKIRLQEEGGVLVSLAMDADQRLTHRYVPRIGSGNLVTGDSKLEFVRANPDSSILPEEIRKDPKLLNAEFSDDEFLKYGSKTPSMFDMQNGIQSSVDAIQLAAQSISNAGESVNQLAIEVRQVVSGTDGRIDAVSQEAVEALEEFQGAIRDARAIIGNPKTRADLEASIAELPVLLRGARETLDATQETFKSFERVGVQFEKVGAIAEDAVESAKKTVDGANGVIGNAEKTFANLEKFTEPFAARGDELAEQVLLTLGSVERTLAQVEVFAGALNNSNGTVKRLLEDDELYYQVRRTVENIEMATARIRPIMDDVRVFTDKIARDPRELGVRGALSKRPSGSGLK, encoded by the coding sequence ATGGACGAAAATAAACTAAAATTCGGCGTCGGCGTGCTGGTCATTTCATCGATCGGTGCTGCCATCATCCTGACGTTCTTGTTCGGCGCTTTTCCCAGCGTGTTCAACAATGAGTACTCGTTGAATGTCGCGTTCGAATCGGCCGAAGGCATTGGGCTTAATACGGCCGTTTATCGGGATGGAGTGCAGATTGGCCGGGTCTCGAAAATTCGTCTGCAAGAAGAGGGTGGCGTGCTGGTGTCGCTTGCGATGGACGCCGACCAACGTTTAACGCATCGTTACGTGCCGCGAATTGGATCAGGCAACTTGGTTACTGGCGACTCGAAGCTCGAGTTCGTGCGAGCCAACCCGGATTCAAGCATCTTGCCGGAAGAAATTCGTAAAGATCCCAAGTTGCTAAACGCAGAGTTTTCCGACGATGAGTTTCTAAAATACGGATCCAAAACGCCTAGTATGTTCGACATGCAAAATGGGATTCAATCCAGTGTGGATGCGATCCAACTGGCTGCTCAATCCATTTCGAACGCGGGTGAGAGCGTCAACCAATTGGCTATCGAAGTTCGCCAAGTCGTCAGCGGTACTGACGGACGCATCGACGCTGTTTCGCAAGAAGCAGTCGAGGCGCTTGAGGAGTTTCAGGGCGCGATTCGCGATGCTCGGGCAATCATTGGAAATCCTAAGACTCGTGCTGACCTAGAGGCGTCGATTGCTGAATTGCCGGTCTTGTTGAGAGGGGCTCGCGAGACCTTGGATGCGACGCAAGAAACGTTCAAGAGTTTCGAACGAGTCGGCGTTCAATTCGAAAAGGTTGGTGCGATTGCCGAAGACGCGGTCGAATCGGCAAAGAAGACCGTCGATGGTGCCAATGGTGTGATCGGCAATGCCGAGAAGACGTTTGCGAACCTAGAAAAGTTCACCGAACCATTTGCTGCACGCGGCGACGAATTGGCCGAGCAGGTGTTGTTGACACTTGGTTCGGTTGAGCGAACCCTGGCGCAAGTCGAAGTCTTTGCCGGAGCGCTCAACAACAGCAACGGAACCGTCAAACGGTTGCTAGAGGACGACGAACTGTACTATCAGGTTCGTCGCACGGTCGAAAATATCGAAATGGCAACCGCTCGAATTCGCCCAATCATGGACGATGTGCGAGTCTTTACGGACAAGATCGCCCGAGACCCGCGTGAGCTGGGCGTGCGAGGTGCACTGAGCAAACGACCAAGCGGTTCAGGGCTGAAGTAG